The proteins below are encoded in one region of Corynebacterium sphenisci DSM 44792:
- a CDS encoding superoxide dismutase, with protein sequence MAIYELPELDYDYSALEPHISGEIMELHHSKHHQNYVNGANTALEKLAEARDNDTIGGIVTAVSKDLAFNLGGHTNHSIFWKNLSPNGGDKPTGELAAAIDDQFGSFDKFVAHFSAAATGLQGSGWAVLGYDHIAGRLVIQQLTDQQGNISINLTPLLMLDMWEHAFYLQYKNVKADYVKAFWNVVNWADVAERFAKASGK encoded by the coding sequence ATGGCCATCTACGAACTCCCCGAGCTCGACTACGACTACTCGGCCCTGGAGCCCCATATCTCCGGCGAGATCATGGAGCTGCACCACAGCAAGCACCACCAGAATTACGTCAACGGCGCGAACACCGCGCTGGAGAAGCTGGCCGAGGCCCGCGACAACGACACCATCGGCGGCATCGTCACCGCCGTGTCGAAGGATCTGGCCTTCAACCTCGGCGGGCACACCAACCACTCCATCTTCTGGAAGAACCTCTCCCCCAACGGCGGCGACAAGCCGACCGGGGAGCTCGCCGCGGCGATCGACGACCAGTTCGGCTCCTTCGACAAGTTCGTGGCGCACTTCTCCGCCGCCGCCACCGGGCTGCAGGGCTCCGGCTGGGCCGTGCTCGGCTACGACCACATCGCCGGCCGCCTGGTGATCCAGCAGCTCACCGACCAGCAGGGCAACATCTCCATCAACCTCACCCCGCTGCTCATGCTGGACATGTGGGAGCACGCCTTCTACCTCCAGTACAAGAACGTCAAGGCGGACTACGTGAAGGCCTTCTGGAACGTGGTCAACTGGGCGGACGTCGCCGAGCGCTTCGCCAAGGCCTCCGGCAAGTAG
- a CDS encoding DUF6474 family protein: MMSFLGDIRDRRREGRLALKAARTKAKEDARHEAKLKRRALKQGRKEEARRLKAETRATERGARRAAKRDRSALKHLDKIHAKQAKQEAKAAKAKRRHQTKLAEKVLEQQRQAGFGKEKAKSWIGGGRLLLPVLVPLAYRGVTWLQNRGQESEARRLGVTADAVARHPGNGAPLLARIDAVRDAVDRLRSSGLAGAVGFASDADDRLDVLVDGVKNAEHLPPRQRRRAHDSIAAELDGLDSEIMDRLGIRA, translated from the coding sequence ATGATGAGCTTCTTGGGCGATATCCGGGATCGGCGACGCGAGGGCAGGCTGGCGCTGAAGGCGGCCCGCACGAAGGCGAAGGAGGACGCCCGGCATGAGGCGAAGCTCAAGCGCCGCGCCCTCAAGCAGGGCCGCAAGGAGGAGGCCCGGCGGCTCAAGGCCGAGACCCGGGCCACCGAGCGCGGGGCCCGCCGGGCCGCCAAGCGGGACCGGAGCGCCCTGAAGCACCTGGACAAGATCCACGCCAAGCAGGCCAAGCAGGAGGCCAAGGCCGCCAAGGCCAAGCGCCGGCACCAGACGAAGCTGGCGGAGAAGGTCCTCGAGCAGCAGCGCCAGGCCGGGTTCGGCAAGGAGAAGGCGAAGAGCTGGATCGGCGGCGGCCGGCTGCTGCTGCCGGTGCTGGTGCCGCTGGCCTACCGGGGCGTGACCTGGCTGCAGAACCGCGGCCAGGAGTCCGAGGCCCGCCGGCTCGGGGTCACCGCCGACGCGGTGGCCCGGCACCCCGGCAACGGGGCCCCGCTGCTGGCCCGGATCGACGCGGTGCGCGATGCGGTGGACCGGCTGCGCTCCTCCGGCCTGGCCGGGGCGGTGGGCTTCGCCTCCGACGCCGACGACCGCCTCGACGTGCTCGTCGACGGGGTGAAGAACGCCGAGCATCTGCCGCCGCGGCAGCGTCGCCGCGCCCACGACTCCATCGCCGCGGAACTCGACGGCCTGGACTCCGAGATCATGGACCGGCTCGGCATCCGCGCCTGA
- a CDS encoding TM0106 family RecB-like putative nuclease gives MDEDTRIEAFTGPDLLGCRHRMARILRGDPAPPAAPPDPARRPPAPHWPAGATRIDPGPDADLATLEAIAAGAPLILDAVLPMPGDAGVPERARVEALVRWAGPHGYLPVRVTGHAVLAPRRGGGTAAARVLDLAALAAPEPARRVAERPALRVRERRADAVALGQAAAALDALGAGCGLVGVLGAERSALAVAAAAPRIGAYRRARGAVAEVAAGLAAGVVPPPRRVRQCRGCRWRAACEARLRAADDISLVLPGDRADRLRARGIGTVRALAGAEGAGEAAWLARAAVAGIPAVRRVPVTAAPRAAVEVDVDVEAYPGAGPYLWGAWTAGGYRPFVSWAAPGARGAEEALGAAFARFWAWLSGLRRQAAASGRSFAAYCWAAEAENRWLRQSAAAFGGRRFDGPDGPVTAPTRAEVDALLGSAQWVDLFRVTRTQLLAPGGLGLKQVAPWAGFRWRDPEAGGEGSLAFYRVAAGIAPGDAAAARATLLRYNADDCRSMAVIRDWLGGEASRVLPHGADLPAPVSAGAAAGRPAG, from the coding sequence ATGGACGAGGATACCCGCATCGAGGCGTTCACCGGCCCGGATCTCCTCGGCTGCCGGCACCGGATGGCGCGGATCCTGCGCGGCGATCCCGCCCCGCCGGCGGCCCCGCCGGATCCGGCGCGGCGGCCCCCGGCGCCGCACTGGCCGGCCGGGGCCACCCGGATCGACCCCGGCCCGGACGCGGATCTGGCCACCCTGGAGGCGATCGCCGCCGGCGCCCCGCTCATCCTCGACGCGGTGCTGCCGATGCCCGGCGACGCCGGCGTGCCGGAGCGGGCCCGGGTCGAGGCCCTGGTGCGCTGGGCGGGCCCGCACGGCTATCTGCCGGTGCGGGTCACCGGGCATGCGGTGCTCGCCCCGCGCCGCGGCGGCGGCACCGCCGCCGCCCGGGTGCTGGACCTGGCCGCGCTGGCCGCGCCGGAGCCGGCCCGGCGGGTGGCGGAGCGGCCCGCGCTGCGGGTGCGCGAGCGCCGCGCCGACGCGGTCGCGCTCGGCCAGGCCGCCGCCGCGCTGGACGCCCTCGGCGCCGGCTGCGGGCTGGTCGGGGTGCTCGGCGCGGAGCGGTCGGCGCTGGCGGTGGCCGCCGCGGCACCGCGGATCGGGGCCTACCGGCGGGCCCGGGGCGCCGTCGCCGAGGTCGCCGCCGGCCTCGCCGCGGGCGTGGTGCCGCCGCCGCGGCGGGTGCGCCAGTGCCGGGGCTGCCGCTGGCGGGCGGCCTGCGAGGCGCGGCTGCGCGCCGCCGACGACATTTCCCTGGTGCTGCCCGGGGACCGGGCGGATCGGCTGCGGGCGCGCGGCATCGGCACGGTGCGCGCCCTGGCCGGGGCGGAGGGCGCCGGGGAGGCCGCCTGGCTGGCCCGGGCGGCGGTCGCCGGGATCCCGGCGGTGCGCCGGGTGCCGGTGACCGCGGCGCCCCGGGCGGCGGTGGAGGTCGATGTGGACGTGGAGGCCTACCCGGGGGCGGGGCCCTACCTGTGGGGGGCGTGGACCGCCGGGGGCTACCGGCCCTTCGTCAGCTGGGCCGCCCCCGGGGCGCGCGGCGCGGAGGAGGCCCTCGGCGCCGCCTTCGCCCGGTTCTGGGCCTGGTTGAGCGGGCTGCGCCGGCAGGCGGCGGCGAGCGGGCGCAGCTTCGCCGCCTACTGCTGGGCGGCGGAGGCGGAGAACCGGTGGCTGCGCCAGTCGGCCGCCGCCTTCGGCGGGCGCCGCTTCGACGGCCCCGACGGGCCGGTGACCGCGCCCACCCGCGCGGAGGTGGACGCCCTGCTGGGCTCGGCGCAGTGGGTGGATCTGTTCCGGGTAACCCGGACCCAGCTGCTCGCGCCGGGCGGGCTGGGCCTGAAGCAGGTCGCCCCCTGGGCGGGGTTCCGCTGGCGGGATCCGGAGGCCGGCGGGGAGGGCTCCCTGGCCTTCTACCGGGTGGCCGCGGGGATCGCGCCGGGGGACGCGGCCGCGGCGCGGGCGACGCTGCTGCGCTACAACGCCGACGACTGCCGCTCCATGGCGGTGATCCGGGACTGGCTGGGCGGGGAGGCCAGCCGGGTGCTGCCGCATGGCGCGGATCTGCCGGCCCCGGTCAGCGCCGGCGCCGCAGCGGGGCGCCCCGCCGGGTGA
- the msrA gene encoding peptide-methionine (S)-S-oxide reductase MsrA, which translates to MAPFPFPRPRMVDPARALRGGEHPVLPDPPPHRVLGTPLTGPWRAGQAEIFLGMGCFWGAEKLFWGLAGVESTAVGYAGGYTANPTYREVCTGRTGHAEVVRVVYDPARLPLRRVLAVMLENHDPTQGHRQGADVGTQYRSAIYAHAEEDLAQARAMVGDYGARLRERGFGAPTTELRLLGDTPAGRFFLAEEAHQQYLAANPGGYCPVHATGVSCGD; encoded by the coding sequence ATGGCGCCCTTCCCCTTCCCCCGCCCCCGGATGGTCGATCCCGCCCGCGCGCTGCGCGGCGGGGAGCATCCGGTGCTGCCCGATCCGCCCCCGCACCGGGTGCTCGGCACCCCCCTGACCGGCCCCTGGCGGGCCGGCCAGGCCGAGATCTTCCTCGGCATGGGCTGCTTCTGGGGCGCGGAGAAGCTCTTCTGGGGCCTCGCGGGGGTGGAGTCCACCGCGGTGGGCTACGCCGGGGGCTACACGGCCAACCCCACCTACCGGGAGGTGTGCACCGGCCGCACCGGGCATGCCGAGGTGGTGCGGGTGGTCTACGACCCGGCCCGGCTGCCGCTGCGCCGGGTGCTGGCCGTCATGCTGGAGAACCACGATCCCACCCAGGGCCACCGGCAGGGCGCCGACGTGGGCACCCAGTACCGGTCCGCGATCTACGCGCATGCGGAGGAGGACCTGGCGCAGGCGCGTGCCATGGTCGGGGACTACGGCGCGCGCCTGCGGGAGCGCGGGTTCGGCGCGCCCACCACGGAGCTGCGCCTGCTCGGGGACACCCCGGCGGGGCGGTTCTTCCTCGCCGAGGAGGCGCACCAGCAGTACCTCGCCGCGAATCCGGGCGGGTACTGCCCGGTGCACGCCACCGGGGTGTCCTGCGGGGACTAG
- a CDS encoding GlsB/YeaQ/YmgE family stress response membrane protein: MTDTLLLAAEGTPALGFIGWIIIGGLAGWIGSKIMGTDAQMGLGLNILVGIIGGFIGGWVLTLFGIGSGGWIWSFLTCLLGAVILLWIVGLVTKKR, translated from the coding sequence ATGACTGACACCCTGCTTCTCGCCGCTGAGGGCACCCCGGCCCTCGGCTTCATCGGCTGGATCATCATCGGCGGCCTCGCCGGCTGGATCGGCTCCAAGATCATGGGCACCGACGCCCAGATGGGCCTCGGCCTGAACATCCTCGTCGGCATCATCGGCGGCTTCATCGGCGGCTGGGTGCTGACCCTGTTCGGCATCGGCTCCGGCGGCTGGATCTGGTCCTTCCTGACCTGCCTGCTCGGCGCCGTCATCCTGCTGTGGATCGTCGGCCTGGTGACCAAGAAGCGCTAA
- the yidC gene encoding membrane protein insertase YidC encodes MLLRLLFYPPYAVGQLFAYPVSLVLRFWHWLLADVIHLAGSATWVASILLLVATVRGALAPLAYRSQRSGRILVLLRPRMRAMSRRYRYYGDPDAAKYLRWGREELKRANGVAPRAGCVMPLVQVPVILGLYRLVREMAFGVGGDRRPHPVKFIPAEDVAGFAASSFRGVPLPAYPAMPEPGLVQLGVTRTGVMELALPLILMATVLTTANMSWSVHRMRRTMDRESRFARTMLPTMVVLACLGAAFPLLFGLFGPAPVAVMLYWVANNLWTSTQSAVLVLAVDRRLPLTGEFRDYAAKVRAERKAVRRAGPEIAAAAARAERQRRLKVARMRAMVVWLRPAEQHRIPGPGPAEGTWPLVLELPSAPGEPVRRVAANAAPPRWPLNGPNTPNPGPDPGRSAGG; translated from the coding sequence GTGCTGCTGAGGCTGCTGTTCTACCCGCCGTACGCGGTGGGCCAGCTCTTCGCGTACCCGGTGTCGCTGGTGCTGCGCTTCTGGCACTGGCTGCTCGCCGACGTCATCCACCTCGCCGGTTCGGCGACCTGGGTGGCGTCGATTCTGCTGCTGGTGGCCACCGTGCGCGGGGCCCTGGCCCCGCTGGCCTACCGCTCCCAGCGCTCCGGGCGGATCCTGGTGCTGCTGCGGCCCCGGATGCGCGCCATGTCCCGGCGCTACCGCTACTACGGCGACCCGGACGCGGCGAAGTACCTGCGCTGGGGCCGGGAGGAGCTCAAGCGCGCCAACGGGGTGGCGCCCCGGGCGGGCTGCGTGATGCCCCTGGTGCAGGTGCCGGTGATCCTCGGCCTGTACCGGCTGGTCCGGGAGATGGCCTTCGGGGTGGGCGGGGACCGCCGCCCGCACCCGGTGAAGTTCATCCCCGCCGAGGACGTCGCCGGCTTCGCCGCCTCCTCCTTCCGCGGGGTGCCGCTGCCCGCCTACCCGGCGATGCCGGAACCGGGCCTGGTGCAGCTGGGGGTGACCCGGACCGGGGTAATGGAGCTGGCGCTGCCGCTGATCCTGATGGCCACGGTGCTCACCACCGCGAACATGTCCTGGAGCGTGCACCGGATGCGGCGCACCATGGACCGGGAGTCCCGCTTCGCCCGGACCATGCTGCCGACGATGGTCGTGCTCGCGTGCCTGGGCGCGGCCTTCCCCCTGCTCTTCGGCCTCTTCGGCCCGGCCCCGGTGGCGGTGATGCTCTACTGGGTGGCGAACAACCTGTGGACCAGCACCCAGTCCGCGGTGCTGGTGCTGGCCGTGGACCGGCGGCTGCCGCTGACCGGCGAGTTCCGGGACTACGCGGCGAAGGTGCGCGCCGAGCGCAAGGCCGTCCGCCGGGCCGGCCCGGAGATCGCCGCCGCCGCGGCCCGCGCGGAGCGGCAGCGCCGGCTGAAGGTGGCCCGGATGCGGGCGATGGTGGTGTGGCTGCGGCCGGCCGAGCAGCACCGGATCCCCGGCCCCGGCCCCGCCGAGGGCACCTGGCCGCTCGTGCTGGAGCTGCCGTCGGCGCCGGGGGAGCCGGTGCGCCGGGTGGCGGCCAACGCCGCCCCGCCGCGGTGGCCGCTCAATGGTCCGAATACACCAAATCCCGGGCCAGATCCCGGGCGGTCTGCAGGGGGGTGA
- a CDS encoding crotonase/enoyl-CoA hydratase family protein — MAADPGTVIVHHETIAGARVAVVTLDRPDKLNALTPTMLRGLPAAAREIRRDRTVRAVLLTGAGGSFSAGLDFAATLRRPAAVAAGFLPGADGANLFQRAAWCWRRLPVPVIAAVDGHCLGGGLQIALGADLRVTAPDARWSVLEARWGLVPDMAGMRLLVDAVGAGRTTWLAMSAAELDGAEAARIGLATHLAGDGDAQALARELAARLIGRSPDQLAAVKRLLRRAHRGPRATFRRERLAQLSLLLKENTARARTAAAAGEAPRFTRRGAPLRRRR, encoded by the coding sequence ATGGCAGCCGATCCCGGAACCGTCATCGTCCACCACGAGACCATCGCCGGCGCTCGGGTGGCGGTGGTCACCCTGGACCGGCCGGACAAGCTCAACGCGCTCACCCCGACCATGCTGCGCGGCCTGCCCGCCGCCGCCCGGGAGATCCGCCGCGACCGCACCGTGCGCGCGGTGCTGCTCACCGGCGCCGGGGGCTCCTTCAGCGCCGGCCTGGACTTCGCCGCGACCCTGCGCCGGCCGGCCGCGGTGGCCGCAGGCTTCCTCCCCGGGGCGGACGGGGCGAACCTCTTCCAACGCGCCGCCTGGTGCTGGCGGCGGCTGCCGGTGCCGGTGATCGCCGCGGTCGACGGGCACTGCCTCGGCGGCGGACTGCAGATCGCGCTCGGCGCGGATCTGCGGGTCACCGCCCCCGACGCCCGCTGGTCGGTGCTGGAGGCCCGCTGGGGGCTGGTCCCGGACATGGCCGGGATGCGGCTGCTCGTCGACGCCGTCGGCGCGGGCCGGACCACCTGGCTGGCCATGTCCGCCGCCGAGCTCGACGGCGCCGAGGCCGCCCGAATCGGGCTGGCCACGCATCTGGCCGGCGACGGCGACGCCCAGGCGCTGGCCCGGGAGCTCGCCGCCCGGCTCATCGGCCGCTCCCCGGATCAGCTCGCCGCGGTCAAGCGCCTGCTGCGCCGGGCGCACCGGGGCCCGCGGGCCACCTTCCGCCGGGAGCGGCTGGCCCAGCTGTCCCTGCTGCTGAAGGAGAACACCGCCCGGGCCCGGACCGCCGCCGCGGCCGGGGAGGCGCCCCGGTTCACCCGGCGGGGCGCCCCGCTGCGGCGCCGGCGCTGA
- a CDS encoding alkaline phosphatase D family protein, producing MPNTTTPNAPLRPSRRTLLRAGGLAGIGGLLTTRPAPAPADPAAGAPGVFAHGVASGDPLPDAVLLWTRVTSHPGDVPGAGAGRPVPLRWEVAADAAFTRVLAAGTAVSDPEADNTVKVDATGLPADAALHYRFTVAAGEHAGQSITGRTRTAPAAGAPAGRLVIGLTSCANWESGYFAAYRDMAADEDIDVIMCVGDYIYEYGAGEYAGKLGPLREHRPAHEIRTLADYRLRYGTYRTDPDLRAAHAAKPWIVTWDDHETANDSWSGGAENHDDAAEGDWAARRDAAMRAYLEWLPVRATAPAAGGHLYRTLSWGDLAELVMLDLRSYRDRPLEFRAVGGIDDSGRTMLGSAQFRFLADRWRSSTARWNLVGNSVMFTPVLIPPMPPRAGAAVAELLGLPEQGLPYNLDQWDGYAAERRRVIGLLDAEGIDNVVFLTGDIHSSWACDVPREPGDYPGAGVVAAEIVCTSVSSPNIDDIVGLPQRNPISRAAETALTGANRHCRYLEFDHHGYARVTVAPDAILAEYRFVDDKANPAARVFTHRRFRIRRGAPIMAVD from the coding sequence GTGCCGAACACCACCACCCCGAACGCCCCGCTCCGCCCCAGCCGGCGCACCCTGCTGCGCGCCGGCGGCCTCGCCGGAATCGGCGGGCTGCTCACCACCCGCCCCGCCCCCGCCCCCGCCGACCCCGCCGCCGGGGCCCCCGGGGTCTTCGCCCACGGGGTGGCCTCCGGGGATCCGCTGCCGGATGCGGTGCTGCTGTGGACCCGGGTGACCTCGCATCCCGGGGACGTCCCCGGCGCCGGGGCCGGTCGCCCGGTGCCGCTGCGCTGGGAGGTCGCCGCCGACGCGGCCTTCACCCGGGTGCTCGCCGCCGGGACGGCGGTCTCCGACCCGGAGGCGGACAACACCGTCAAGGTCGACGCCACCGGGCTGCCCGCCGACGCCGCCCTGCACTACCGCTTCACCGTCGCCGCCGGGGAGCACGCCGGGCAGTCCATCACCGGCCGCACCCGCACCGCCCCGGCCGCCGGGGCGCCCGCGGGCCGGCTGGTGATCGGCCTGACCTCCTGCGCGAACTGGGAATCGGGCTATTTCGCCGCCTACCGGGACATGGCCGCCGACGAGGACATCGACGTCATCATGTGCGTCGGCGACTACATCTACGAATACGGCGCCGGGGAGTACGCCGGGAAACTCGGCCCGCTGCGCGAGCACCGGCCCGCCCACGAGATCCGCACCCTCGCCGACTACCGGCTGCGCTACGGCACCTACCGCACCGACCCGGATCTGCGGGCCGCGCACGCGGCGAAGCCCTGGATCGTCACCTGGGACGATCACGAGACCGCCAACGACTCCTGGTCCGGGGGCGCGGAGAACCACGATGACGCCGCCGAGGGCGACTGGGCCGCCCGCCGGGATGCGGCGATGCGCGCCTACCTGGAGTGGCTGCCGGTGCGCGCCACCGCCCCCGCCGCCGGCGGGCACCTCTACCGGACCCTGTCCTGGGGGGATCTCGCCGAGCTGGTGATGCTGGACCTGCGCAGCTACCGGGACCGGCCCCTGGAGTTCCGCGCGGTCGGCGGAATCGACGACTCCGGGCGCACCATGCTGGGCTCCGCCCAGTTCCGTTTCCTCGCCGACCGGTGGCGCAGTTCCACCGCCCGGTGGAACCTCGTCGGCAATTCGGTGATGTTCACCCCCGTGCTCATTCCGCCCATGCCGCCGCGGGCCGGCGCCGCGGTCGCCGAATTGCTCGGCCTGCCCGAGCAGGGCCTGCCCTACAACCTGGATCAGTGGGACGGCTATGCCGCGGAGCGCCGCCGGGTCATCGGGCTGCTCGATGCGGAGGGCATCGACAACGTCGTTTTCCTCACCGGGGACATCCATTCCTCCTGGGCCTGCGACGTGCCCCGCGAACCCGGGGACTACCCCGGCGCCGGGGTCGTCGCCGCCGAGATCGTGTGCACCTCGGTGTCCTCCCCGAATATCGACGACATCGTGGGCCTGCCGCAGCGCAACCCCATTTCCCGCGCCGCGGAGACCGCGCTGACCGGCGCGAACCGGCATTGCCGCTATCTGGAGTTCGATCACCACGGCTATGCCCGGGTCACCGTGGCGCCCGATGCGATCCTCGCCGAATACCGCTTCGTCGACGACAAGGCGAACCCGGCGGCGCGGGTGTTCACGCACCGCCGGTTCCGCATCCGCCGCGGCGCGCCCATCATGGCCGTCGATTAG
- a CDS encoding histone-like nucleoid-structuring protein Lsr2, translating into MARKEITRYFDDLDGTPLDEDDVNVVRFGYKGRQYMLDLSEENARKFDEVMAGYVEKASPVEPVQQRVRRTTRNTNANRNRNRIIREWARQQGIQVADRGALSKDVIAKYEAAHA; encoded by the coding sequence ATGGCCCGCAAGGAAATCACCCGCTATTTCGATGATCTCGACGGCACCCCGCTCGACGAGGATGACGTCAACGTGGTCCGCTTCGGCTACAAGGGCCGCCAGTACATGCTCGATCTCTCCGAGGAGAATGCCCGGAAATTCGACGAGGTGATGGCCGGCTACGTGGAGAAGGCCTCGCCCGTGGAGCCGGTGCAGCAGCGGGTGCGCCGCACCACCCGGAACACCAACGCGAACCGCAACCGCAACCGGATCATCCGCGAATGGGCGCGGCAGCAGGGCATCCAGGTCGCCGACCGCGGCGCCCTGTCCAAGGACGTGATCGCCAAGTACGAGGCGGCCCACGCCTAG
- a CDS encoding TetR/AcrR family transcriptional regulator, translating into MAEATQGRGVRGGRGSRGGAGRRNRPSPRERLLAGATELFTTEGIRVIGIDRILREADVAKASLYSLFGSKDNLVIAYLERLDEMWRANWDARVDGMDTPEEKILAFFDVCIAEQPQIGFRGSHFQNAAGEYPRPETDSEREIRATVARHREWVWETLRGLLVERECGQASLHANMLMVFLDGGLAGAKMAGNLTPLQTARDLARDLVYSDH; encoded by the coding sequence GTGGCTGAAGCGACGCAGGGCAGGGGAGTGCGGGGCGGCCGCGGTTCCCGCGGCGGCGCCGGCCGCCGCAACCGGCCCAGCCCCCGCGAGCGGCTCCTCGCCGGCGCCACCGAGCTGTTCACCACGGAGGGGATCCGGGTGATCGGCATCGACCGGATCCTGCGCGAGGCCGATGTCGCCAAGGCCAGCCTGTACTCCCTCTTCGGCTCCAAGGACAACCTGGTGATCGCCTACCTGGAGCGCCTCGACGAGATGTGGCGGGCGAACTGGGACGCCCGGGTCGACGGGATGGACACCCCCGAGGAGAAGATCCTCGCCTTCTTCGACGTGTGCATCGCCGAACAGCCCCAGATCGGCTTCCGCGGCTCCCATTTCCAGAACGCCGCCGGGGAGTACCCGCGCCCGGAGACCGATTCCGAGCGCGAGATCCGGGCCACCGTGGCCCGGCACCGGGAATGGGTGTGGGAGACCCTGCGCGGGCTGCTCGTGGAACGCGAATGCGGGCAGGCCTCGCTGCACGCGAACATGCTCATGGTCTTCCTCGACGGGGGGCTGGCCGGCGCGAAGATGGCCGGCAACCTCACCCCCCTGCAGACCGCCCGGGATCTGGCCCGGGATTTGGTGTATTCGGACCATTGA